One Streptomyces sp. SAI-135 DNA segment encodes these proteins:
- a CDS encoding MFS transporter, with protein sequence MSLSPARVPTTGVRRLTSTLYGYAFLDDLVLLYPVYALLFADTGLPLWQISSLFALWSLTAVVLEVPSGAWADTVSRRRLLWLGPLLTAAGFALWVTVPSYSAFALGFVLWGAGGALGSGSLEALVYDELERLGAAERYARVMGRTRAVRLLATVAAMGLAGPVLALGGYGAVGAASVLACLLAAVTATRLPEHRVPAEKGSTSWPATLRAGVAEARGDRGVQGALLLVPAAAAVWGALDEYVSLLIRDLGVADATVPYLVLLVWATVTVGSLLTGPAERLGTRGLAALIAGAALAMAVGAGVRTPAGIALVGLAFAGFQLAEVLADVRLQHRIDDARRATLTSVASLGTELVTVAVFGLYSLLGASLPHSTVFVILSGPYLVTALVLSRGGRRRRDTSPEGRPCDASPEIRPRDASPKDRPRNESPQERPRTQ encoded by the coding sequence ATGTCACTCTCACCCGCACGTGTGCCCACCACCGGCGTCCGCCGACTGACGTCCACGCTGTACGGCTACGCGTTCCTCGACGACCTCGTCCTGCTCTACCCGGTGTACGCGCTGCTGTTCGCCGACACCGGCCTGCCGCTGTGGCAGATCTCCTCGCTGTTCGCCCTGTGGTCCCTCACCGCCGTGGTGCTGGAGGTGCCCTCCGGCGCCTGGGCCGACACCGTCTCGCGGCGCCGCCTGCTGTGGCTCGGCCCACTGCTCACCGCGGCCGGCTTCGCGCTGTGGGTGACCGTGCCGTCGTACAGCGCCTTCGCGCTGGGCTTCGTCCTGTGGGGAGCCGGCGGCGCGCTCGGCTCCGGCTCGCTGGAGGCCCTCGTCTACGACGAACTGGAGCGGCTCGGCGCGGCCGAGCGGTACGCGCGCGTGATGGGGCGGACCCGGGCGGTCCGGCTGCTGGCCACGGTCGCCGCGATGGGCCTGGCCGGACCGGTCCTCGCGCTCGGCGGCTACGGGGCCGTGGGCGCCGCGAGCGTCCTGGCCTGTCTGCTGGCCGCGGTGACGGCGACCCGGCTCCCGGAGCACCGGGTGCCGGCGGAGAAGGGGAGCACCAGCTGGCCGGCGACCCTGCGGGCCGGGGTCGCCGAGGCCCGCGGGGACCGCGGGGTCCAGGGTGCCCTGCTGCTCGTGCCCGCCGCCGCCGCGGTGTGGGGCGCCCTCGACGAGTACGTCTCGCTGCTGATCCGCGACCTCGGCGTGGCCGACGCGACCGTGCCCTACCTGGTCCTGCTGGTCTGGGCGACCGTGACCGTCGGCAGCCTGCTCACGGGGCCCGCCGAGCGCCTCGGCACCCGGGGCCTGGCCGCACTGATCGCGGGCGCGGCCCTAGCGATGGCCGTCGGCGCCGGGGTCCGCACCCCGGCCGGCATCGCCCTGGTGGGCCTCGCCTTCGCCGGCTTCCAGCTGGCCGAGGTGCTCGCCGACGTCCGCCTCCAGCACCGCATCGACGACGCCCGCCGGGCCACCCTGACCTCGGTGGCGAGTCTGGGCACCGAACTGGTCACGGTCGCCGTGTTCGGGCTGTACAGCCTGCTCGGCGCGTCCCTGCCGCACAGCACGGTGTTCGTGATCCTCTCCGGGCCGTACCTGGTGACGGCACTGGTGCTGTCCCGGGGCGGCCGGCGCCGACGCGACACATCACCGGAGGGCCGTCCTTGCGACGCGTCACCGGAGATCCGCCCCCGCGACGCGTCGCCGAAGGACCGTCCGCGCAACGAATCGCCGCAGGAGCGCCCTCGCACGCAATGA
- a CDS encoding Lrp/AsnC family transcriptional regulator, which translates to MLNDLDERIVHALAEDARRSYADIGQIVGLSAPAVKRRVDRLRATGAITGFTVRVDPAALGWETEGFVEIYCRRNTSPETIQRGLERYQEVVAASTVTGEADAVVQVFASDMRHFERVLERIAGEPFVERTKSVLVLSPLLRRFSSGSPT; encoded by the coding sequence GTGCTGAACGATCTCGACGAACGCATCGTGCACGCCCTCGCCGAGGACGCCCGCCGCTCCTACGCGGACATCGGGCAGATCGTCGGCCTGTCCGCGCCCGCCGTGAAACGGCGCGTGGACCGGCTGCGTGCCACCGGGGCCATCACCGGATTCACCGTACGCGTGGACCCGGCGGCCCTCGGCTGGGAGACCGAGGGGTTCGTCGAGATCTACTGCCGGCGCAACACCTCCCCGGAGACCATCCAGCGGGGTCTGGAGCGCTACCAGGAGGTCGTGGCCGCCTCCACCGTCACCGGCGAGGCGGACGCGGTCGTCCAGGTCTTCGCCTCCGACATGCGGCACTTCGAGCGGGTACTGGAGCGGATCGCCGGGGAGCCGTTCGTGGAACGCACCAAGTCGGTGCTGGTCCTGTCCCCGCTGCTCAGGCGCTTCTCGTCGGGTTCGCCCACCTGA
- a CDS encoding extracellular solute-binding protein, whose product MTVSLPRTAALGVLATLAALALSACGAAPDTASTTADGKSAATATFAADFGGMDKLVAAAKKEGTLNAIALPRDWANYGALIDGFQKKYGIKISVENPDGSSQDEINAVTSRKGQDRAPDVLDLGSSFALSAAQQGLLAPYKVQSYDDIPTGQKDPQARWYNDYGGYISIGCDAKRVKTCPTTFADLLKPQYKGQVALNGNPTKSGSAFGGVYAAALASGGSFDDIQPGLDFFAKLKKNGNYTPVESTPATVEKGETPISIDWDYLNAGYADEFKSKGVDWKVTVPSDGQFSQYYSQAVNKAAPHPAAARLWQEYLYSAEGQNLWLKGYARPALMTAMEKAGTLDKAAAAKLPEVTGTPEFPTEAQQDKAKTVLGEGWAKAVSG is encoded by the coding sequence GTGACCGTGTCCCTGCCGAGAACCGCCGCCCTCGGTGTTCTCGCCACCCTCGCCGCCCTCGCCCTGAGCGCCTGTGGTGCCGCCCCCGACACCGCGTCGACCACCGCCGACGGCAAGAGTGCCGCCACCGCCACCTTCGCCGCGGACTTCGGCGGCATGGACAAGCTGGTCGCCGCGGCGAAGAAGGAGGGCACGCTCAACGCCATCGCACTGCCCCGCGACTGGGCCAACTACGGAGCCCTGATCGACGGCTTCCAGAAGAAGTACGGCATCAAGATCTCCGTCGAGAACCCCGACGGCTCCAGCCAGGACGAGATCAACGCCGTGACGTCCAGGAAGGGCCAGGACCGCGCCCCGGACGTCCTCGACCTCGGCAGCTCCTTCGCGCTGAGCGCCGCCCAGCAGGGCCTGCTCGCGCCGTACAAGGTCCAGTCGTACGACGACATCCCCACCGGCCAGAAGGACCCGCAGGCCCGCTGGTACAACGACTACGGCGGCTACATCTCCATCGGCTGCGACGCCAAGCGGGTCAAGACCTGCCCCACCACCTTCGCCGACCTGCTCAAGCCCCAGTACAAGGGCCAGGTCGCCCTCAACGGCAATCCCACCAAGTCCGGCTCGGCCTTCGGCGGGGTCTACGCGGCCGCGCTCGCGAGCGGCGGCTCCTTCGACGACATCCAGCCCGGCCTGGACTTCTTCGCCAAGCTGAAGAAGAACGGCAACTACACGCCCGTCGAGTCGACCCCGGCCACCGTCGAGAAGGGCGAGACGCCGATCAGCATCGACTGGGACTACCTCAACGCCGGGTACGCCGACGAGTTCAAGTCCAAGGGCGTCGACTGGAAGGTTACGGTCCCGAGCGACGGCCAGTTCTCGCAGTACTACTCCCAGGCCGTCAACAAGGCCGCCCCGCACCCGGCGGCCGCCCGCCTGTGGCAGGAGTACCTCTACAGCGCCGAGGGCCAGAACCTCTGGCTCAAGGGATACGCCCGCCCGGCCCTGATGACCGCCATGGAGAAGGCCGGCACCCTCGACAAGGCCGCCGCGGCCAAGCTGCCCGAGGTCACCGGAACCCCGGAGTTCCCGACCGAGGCCCAGCAGGACAAGGCCAAGACGGTCCTCGGTGAGGGCTGGGCGAAGGCCGTCTCCGGATGA
- a CDS encoding HAD-IA family hydrolase translates to MTRLPLQAVLFDMDGTLVDTERLWWEAVEEVAGRPLTDADRPDVLGRPVEHTAAWLSAATGAPAAALAETLHHEFADRVRTGVVPRPGALDLLDALARERIPTALVTASPRSVADTVLDVLGASRFAVSVTADDTEHTKPAPDPYLAACRALGVPPSGCVAVEDTETGVRSAEAAGCAVLAVPSLAPIGAAPGRTVLTGLEGVTTTRLRALLPYRLRVMTWNLWYGGTKVHDHRAKQLKVIAETDVDVVGLQETYGTAAGELAEALGWHHHSCGPNLGVISRFPITAALGDPDAGFYGAAGARIAVGDREVDVWTAHLDSAHYGPYATEPLAHEEVRLAQLRDTLHRIGDAAPVVLVGDFNCPSHLDRPDTEWPVTKAAEEAGFADSYREAHPDPVRDPGHTWSPVHGHPEPQDRIDFVLHCGLRVLDSRTCVTGTHRTWPDVEDNDWPSDHAAVITTFSLGTGPGTV, encoded by the coding sequence GTGACTCGACTCCCGCTCCAGGCCGTCCTGTTCGACATGGACGGCACGCTCGTCGACACCGAGCGGCTCTGGTGGGAGGCGGTGGAGGAGGTCGCCGGACGGCCCTTGACCGACGCGGACCGGCCGGACGTGCTGGGCCGCCCGGTCGAGCACACGGCCGCCTGGCTGTCCGCGGCCACGGGCGCCCCGGCCGCCGCACTCGCCGAGACCCTGCACCACGAGTTCGCGGACCGTGTCCGCACCGGGGTCGTGCCCCGCCCCGGAGCGCTCGACCTGCTCGACGCGCTGGCGAGGGAACGGATCCCCACCGCCCTGGTCACCGCGTCCCCCCGCTCGGTCGCCGACACCGTCCTCGACGTCCTCGGCGCCAGCCGGTTCGCTGTCTCCGTCACCGCCGACGACACCGAGCACACCAAGCCGGCCCCCGACCCCTACCTCGCCGCCTGCCGCGCCCTCGGCGTGCCGCCCTCGGGCTGTGTGGCCGTGGAGGACACGGAGACCGGCGTCCGCTCCGCCGAGGCGGCCGGCTGCGCGGTCCTCGCCGTGCCCTCCCTGGCCCCCATCGGGGCGGCCCCGGGGCGCACGGTCCTCACCGGCCTGGAGGGCGTCACCACGACCCGGCTGCGCGCCCTGCTGCCGTACCGGCTCCGGGTGATGACCTGGAACCTCTGGTACGGCGGCACCAAGGTCCACGACCACCGGGCCAAGCAGCTCAAGGTCATCGCCGAGACCGACGTGGACGTGGTCGGGCTCCAGGAGACGTACGGCACCGCCGCCGGGGAGCTCGCCGAGGCGCTCGGCTGGCACCACCACAGCTGCGGACCGAACCTGGGCGTCATCAGCCGCTTCCCGATCACCGCCGCGCTGGGCGACCCGGACGCCGGGTTCTACGGGGCCGCCGGCGCGCGGATCGCCGTGGGGGACCGGGAGGTCGATGTCTGGACGGCACATCTGGACTCGGCGCACTACGGGCCCTACGCGACGGAGCCGCTCGCCCACGAGGAGGTGCGGCTCGCACAGCTGCGGGACACCCTGCACCGGATCGGGGACGCGGCACCCGTCGTCCTCGTCGGGGACTTCAACTGCCCCTCGCACCTGGACCGGCCGGACACCGAGTGGCCGGTGACGAAGGCGGCCGAGGAGGCGGGCTTCGCCGACTCCTACCGGGAGGCCCACCCGGACCCCGTGCGGGACCCCGGGCACACCTGGTCGCCGGTGCACGGCCACCCGGAGCCCCAGGACCGGATCGACTTCGTGCTCCACTGCGGCCTGCGGGTTCTCGACTCGCGGACCTGCGTCACCGGCACGCACCGGACCTGGCCGGATGTCGAGGACAACGACTGGCCGTCCGACCACGCCGCGGTGATCACCACATTCTCGCTGGGCACCGGGCCCGGGACTGTCTAA
- a CDS encoding carbon-nitrogen hydrolase family protein yields the protein MRTALLQSSGRPGSVEGNLKVLDEAAGRAAATGAALLAAPEMFLTGYAIGDDIARLAEAADGESADAVAEIAGRHGIAIAYGYPERRAGTVFNSAQLISADGTRLANYRKTHLFGCFERDHFEPGEQPVVQAELGGLTVGLMICYDVEFPENVRAHALAGTDLLIVPTAQMHPFQFVAESLVPVRAWENQMYVAYVNRVGREGEFEFVGLSTLAGPDGVARARAGRAEELVFADADPALLTASRAANPYLADRRPGLYASLV from the coding sequence ATGCGCACCGCCCTGCTCCAGAGCTCCGGCCGCCCCGGCTCCGTCGAGGGGAACCTCAAGGTCCTCGACGAGGCCGCGGGCCGGGCCGCCGCCACGGGCGCCGCACTGCTGGCCGCACCCGAGATGTTCCTGACCGGGTACGCGATCGGCGACGACATCGCCCGCCTGGCAGAAGCGGCCGACGGCGAGTCGGCGGACGCGGTCGCGGAGATCGCCGGGCGGCACGGGATCGCGATCGCGTACGGGTATCCCGAGCGCCGGGCCGGCACGGTCTTCAACTCCGCCCAGCTGATCTCCGCCGACGGCACCCGGCTCGCCAACTACCGCAAGACCCACCTGTTCGGCTGCTTCGAGCGCGACCACTTCGAGCCGGGCGAACAGCCGGTGGTCCAGGCCGAGTTGGGCGGCCTCACGGTCGGCCTCATGATCTGCTACGACGTCGAGTTCCCGGAGAACGTCCGCGCCCACGCCCTCGCCGGCACCGACCTCCTGATCGTGCCGACGGCCCAGATGCACCCGTTCCAGTTCGTCGCCGAGTCCCTGGTGCCGGTGCGGGCCTGGGAGAACCAGATGTACGTCGCCTACGTCAACCGGGTCGGCCGGGAAGGGGAGTTCGAGTTCGTCGGGCTCTCCACGCTGGCCGGCCCCGACGGGGTGGCCCGGGCCCGTGCCGGGCGCGCTGAGGAGCTGGTGTTCGCCGACGCGGACCCCGCCCTCCTCACCGCCTCCCGCGCGGCGAACCCGTACCTCGCCGACCGCCGGCCCGGCCTCTACGCGTCCCTCGTCTGA
- a CDS encoding ABC transporter permease subunit — protein sequence MTATAVRVDTAPAAQVRRRRRSLGWVAVVPLLAFVAVAFGLPAAAMLDGAFTAKDPATGATSYTLGNLTTSLKGAYLTALLGSVKLSAVSAALGTLVGLPLAQAVVTSRFRALREAVLTASGVLANFGGVPLAFAFVATLGNAGVLTRRFGLTDQGWDLYSFWGLVIVYLYFLIPLMVLTVTPALEGLRVQWREAAQNNGATGAQYWRFVALPVLLPTLLGGFVLLFGSAFAAYATAAAMVGSSIPLVTLQIADAISGNVLVGQENVALALSLDMVLVAGLVMAVYLPLQRRSARWLA from the coding sequence ATGACGGCCACCGCCGTACGGGTGGACACGGCGCCCGCCGCTCAGGTGAGGCGGCGGCGCCGGTCCCTCGGCTGGGTCGCGGTGGTCCCGCTGCTCGCGTTCGTCGCGGTCGCCTTCGGGCTGCCCGCGGCCGCCATGCTCGACGGCGCGTTCACCGCCAAGGACCCCGCCACCGGGGCGACTTCGTACACCCTCGGCAATCTGACGACCTCCCTCAAGGGCGCCTACCTCACCGCACTGCTCGGCAGCGTGAAGCTGTCGGCCGTGTCCGCCGCCCTCGGCACCCTGGTCGGACTGCCCCTCGCCCAGGCCGTGGTGACCTCCCGATTCCGCGCCCTGCGTGAGGCCGTGCTCACCGCGTCCGGGGTCCTCGCCAACTTCGGCGGTGTCCCGCTGGCCTTCGCCTTCGTCGCCACGCTCGGCAACGCCGGTGTGCTGACCCGGCGCTTCGGCCTCACCGACCAGGGCTGGGACCTCTACAGCTTCTGGGGCCTGGTCATCGTCTACCTGTACTTCCTCATCCCGCTCATGGTCCTCACCGTCACCCCCGCCCTGGAGGGGCTGCGCGTCCAGTGGCGCGAGGCCGCGCAGAACAACGGGGCCACGGGCGCGCAGTACTGGCGGTTCGTCGCCCTGCCCGTCCTGCTGCCCACACTCCTCGGCGGATTCGTGCTGCTCTTCGGCAGCGCCTTCGCCGCCTATGCCACCGCCGCCGCGATGGTGGGCAGTTCGATCCCGCTGGTCACCCTCCAGATCGCCGACGCGATCTCCGGCAACGTGCTCGTCGGCCAGGAGAACGTGGCGCTCGCCCTCAGCCTCGACATGGTCCTGGTCGCCGGTCTGGTCATGGCCGTGTACCTGCCCCTTCAGCGAAGGAGCGCCCGATGGCTCGCCTGA
- a CDS encoding ABC transporter ATP-binding protein, with the protein MSESAATVEFRGLRREFGPTVALDGLDLAARPGELLALLGPSGCGKTTALRMLAGFEHPDSGEVLVDGEDVTRVPAHRRDAGMVFQSYSLFPHLDALDNVAFGLRMRKVRTAERRSRAAELLDLVGLADKGGRFPHQLSGGQQQRVALARALALRPRVLLLDEPLSALDAKVRLSLREEIRRLQQELGITTLFVTHDQEEALSMADRVAVMHAGKLEQCAPPGELYARPATAFVAEFVGTMSRIPGRLVQDTVDVLGQRLPVDGPVPSAGEVDVLVRPEAVRVRAASDGKSRVVATSFLGAAVRVTVRLADGTEAKADLPAHEAAELTAGAAVSVSLPERPVLVAERIR; encoded by the coding sequence ATGTCTGAATCAGCTGCAACCGTCGAATTCCGGGGCCTGAGGCGGGAGTTCGGGCCGACCGTGGCCCTCGACGGACTGGACCTGGCCGCCCGGCCGGGTGAACTGCTCGCCCTGCTCGGCCCGTCCGGCTGCGGCAAGACCACCGCCCTCAGGATGCTCGCCGGTTTCGAGCACCCCGACTCCGGCGAGGTGCTGGTGGACGGCGAGGACGTGACCAGGGTGCCGGCCCACCGCCGGGACGCCGGGATGGTCTTCCAGTCGTACAGCCTCTTCCCGCACCTCGACGCACTCGACAACGTGGCCTTCGGACTGCGCATGCGCAAGGTCCGCACGGCCGAACGGCGGTCCCGGGCAGCCGAGTTGCTGGACCTCGTCGGACTCGCCGACAAGGGCGGCCGGTTCCCGCACCAGCTCTCCGGCGGCCAGCAGCAGCGGGTCGCGCTGGCCCGCGCGCTCGCCCTGCGCCCGCGTGTCCTGCTCCTCGACGAGCCGCTGTCGGCGCTGGACGCCAAGGTGCGGCTCAGCCTGCGCGAGGAGATCCGGCGGCTCCAGCAGGAACTGGGCATCACCACCCTGTTCGTCACCCACGACCAGGAGGAGGCCCTGTCCATGGCGGACCGGGTCGCCGTGATGCACGCCGGCAAGCTCGAACAGTGCGCGCCGCCCGGCGAGTTGTACGCCCGCCCCGCCACCGCCTTCGTCGCCGAGTTCGTGGGCACGATGAGCAGGATCCCCGGCCGGCTCGTCCAGGACACCGTCGACGTGCTCGGACAGCGGCTGCCGGTCGACGGCCCGGTGCCGTCCGCCGGCGAGGTCGACGTGCTGGTGCGGCCCGAGGCCGTGCGGGTACGGGCCGCCTCCGACGGGAAGTCCCGCGTGGTCGCCACGTCCTTCCTGGGCGCGGCCGTCCGCGTCACCGTCCGGCTCGCCGACGGCACCGAGGCCAAGGCCGACCTGCCCGCGCACGAGGCCGCCGAGCTCACCGCCGGCGCCGCCGTGAGCGTGTCGCTGCCCGAGCGGCCGGTGCTGGTGGCGGAACGCATCCGCTGA
- a CDS encoding GntR family transcriptional regulator, whose protein sequence is MGARHEQIADALRRAIDREEYTVGSLLPAETELAAHYGVSRGTVRQAVAALTSEGLIGSRQGARRVVLASRRSQSFAELRSFAQWARAMGREATGRVVAQEYRPASQEDSVRLQLTAGTPVLHVLRVRGLDGEPVLLERTVYADWISPTVEAVEPDCPSVTQRLYDDTGLVFAYGEHVIDAVAAGARDAELLGVRRTSPLLRVRRVTTTREGRPVEWSDDRYRSDAVSFSVHNSIGNNALARKTAE, encoded by the coding sequence ATGGGGGCGCGACACGAGCAGATCGCCGACGCACTGCGCCGGGCGATCGACCGCGAGGAGTACACCGTCGGCAGTCTGCTGCCCGCCGAGACGGAGCTCGCGGCGCACTACGGCGTCTCCCGCGGGACGGTCCGCCAGGCGGTGGCGGCGCTCACCTCCGAGGGGCTCATCGGCTCCCGGCAGGGCGCCCGGCGGGTGGTGCTGGCCAGCCGCCGCAGCCAGAGCTTCGCGGAGCTGAGGAGTTTCGCGCAGTGGGCGCGGGCGATGGGCCGGGAGGCGACCGGCCGAGTGGTGGCACAGGAGTACCGGCCCGCCTCCCAGGAGGACTCGGTACGCCTCCAACTGACCGCAGGAACACCGGTGTTGCACGTCCTGCGGGTGCGCGGTCTGGACGGCGAACCGGTGTTGCTGGAGCGGACGGTGTACGCCGACTGGATCTCCCCGACCGTCGAGGCCGTCGAGCCCGACTGCCCCTCGGTCACACAACGCCTGTACGACGACACGGGGTTGGTGTTCGCCTACGGGGAGCACGTCATCGACGCGGTGGCGGCCGGTGCGCGCGACGCGGAGCTGCTGGGCGTGCGCCGGACCAGTCCGCTCCTGCGGGTCCGGCGGGTGACCACGACCCGTGAGGGGCGGCCGGTGGAGTGGTCGGACGACCGCTACCGTTCTGACGCGGTGAGCTTCAGCGTGCACAACTCGATCGGCAACAACGCGCTGGCGCGCAAGACCGCGGAGTAG
- a CDS encoding ABC transporter permease subunit, translating to MARLNLWRWGVLGLAGLYFLVPLAASVVFTVDVPGQGVTFDAYTQIFSTDGFVASLLLSLELALATIAVVLLLMVPAMVALRLGAPRLRPVVEVVCSLPLVVPPIAFVAGIGTVLKWGPDHLSRTPLFQTFVAIQNPDFPFVLVLAYVVMALPFVYRALDAGLRAVDVRTLVEAARSCGAGWPQALVRAVLPNLRGALLNASFLTLALVLGEFTVAQLLGFQPFAVWIVNVSGSQAQLSVAVSVLSLLVTWVLLLALAGFGGRTRPTSRG from the coding sequence ATGGCTCGCCTGAACCTGTGGCGGTGGGGCGTCCTCGGCCTCGCCGGACTGTACTTCCTGGTGCCGCTGGCCGCGTCCGTCGTCTTCACCGTCGACGTGCCCGGCCAGGGTGTCACCTTCGACGCCTACACGCAGATCTTCTCCACCGACGGCTTCGTCGCCAGCCTGCTGCTCTCGCTGGAACTGGCCCTCGCCACCATCGCCGTCGTGCTGCTGCTGATGGTGCCCGCCATGGTCGCGTTGCGGCTCGGGGCACCGCGGCTCAGGCCGGTCGTCGAAGTGGTGTGCTCGCTGCCGCTCGTCGTCCCGCCGATCGCGTTCGTCGCCGGCATCGGCACGGTCCTCAAATGGGGCCCCGACCACCTCTCCCGGACCCCGCTGTTCCAGACCTTCGTGGCGATCCAGAACCCCGACTTCCCGTTCGTCCTGGTGCTGGCCTACGTCGTGATGGCGCTGCCCTTCGTGTACCGGGCCCTGGACGCCGGCCTCCGGGCCGTCGACGTCCGCACCCTCGTCGAGGCCGCCCGCAGCTGCGGTGCCGGCTGGCCGCAGGCTCTGGTCCGGGCCGTCCTGCCCAACCTGCGCGGCGCCCTGCTCAACGCCTCCTTCCTCACCCTGGCCCTGGTGCTCGGCGAGTTCACCGTGGCCCAGCTGCTGGGCTTCCAGCCCTTCGCGGTGTGGATCGTCAACGTCAGCGGTTCGCAGGCCCAGTTGTCCGTCGCCGTGTCCGTGCTCAGTCTGCTCGTGACGTGGGTGCTGCTCCTCGCCCTGGCCGGCTTCGGCGGCCGTACCCGTCCTACCTCCCGGGGATGA